DNA from Branchiostoma lanceolatum isolate klBraLanc5 chromosome 9, klBraLanc5.hap2, whole genome shotgun sequence:
ACGAAAGATTGCGGTGAAAGCGGCATTCCGATCTTTCTCAGAAAAGAAGGGGTCTGATCCCATGACATGACGATGTTATTTATGCAGTAAAACTACTCCATATGCATTTAGACTGCTGGTGCACGTACACGGATAGGACAGCTTGTATGGAACGGGGAAACGACTCCCTTTATTCATAATGCCATCATGATATAGCCCCTTGAAGTGTAGGATATGCAATTCATAGCATTTCAGAAGTTAGACAACGGACTTGCGGGAGCGCCTTTTCCGTGCGTCCGTCTCTCACGGCGTCCAGAGCACAACTGGGCGAACCCGGAAGCGGCGCGCTCTTTTACGCGGTGCCATGTTCCATAGAGTATTAGGGCGTTATATAGAACAGTTCTCCGTTTAATCAAACTTGTTGAAGACACATTTACATTCATCAAGATAGAGCTTCCATAGAAAGACATCAGGCACTAAGCATAGAATGATAATAAGTGATTACACGCTGCAATAGCAAGGTCAGAAAATGTCATTAACATCTCTAAACCAGGTCAAAAGTTCCCAAAATAAGATTATGAAAAGTAGGTATTCCGTTATTCAGAATCGAATGGTGACCCTTAACTTCGACAGTGAAGAGAGTGACCACCAGTACAACGAGCTGATTTTCTTCAAAACGGTACGTGTAAATTTCCTAGAAATCCGTTTTTGGTGTTTGATTGGGATAACTAAAGTAAAGAGATCCTCAAGATATGTCTCTTTTGCTTGAATTACCTAGATGTGATATTTTGCCCTATTACTAAATCACACATAAACGGTGTCACAAGCGACAATAAGAAGAATGATAGTGTTCTGTGaacaattttcatttttgtttgataGGAGTAACCTAACATCGTAAGTAAAGCATTGGGGTATGGCTGCCAAGGCCTTTATTCCACTAGATGGCCAtcgcgacctcgctgtgaccagAATAGTTTTATGTAACCCTTGAGTttgtaattggaatatcatgcaaaatactaaactatgattgaaaaaaaagcacaaagCGTAGAGAAGTTATTTATCTGTGAAACTCTTTCAGCGCTCTGCCATATCTCGCGGTCCCATCGAGGTCACAGAGCTAGTGCAATGGTGGTGTTaatgattactgtaaatacagaaatgttcgtggggatttgatttctcggtagggagaaaatggagtgttcgcggtggttttgagttcgcgtttaaaCATGTAGTAGAGCTttagtcacacaatggaacggctcctcgctgtggttttaatttcgcggtaaagagttaaacgcgaaaaccacgaacataaaaccaccgcgaacatttctgcatttacagtataacataAGCAGAATGGTATCTTAATATCATCATTGACTTGGCTTCGCTAGCGACGATTTCAGGGGAGTCCACTTCTGGTACATGCCCTCTGGTGGCTGCTTCATAAAGGACCACTTGTTTTGCACTCATATTTACGACTTCTAAGTGAGAGTTATCATTACAGGATGACAAACACGGCAAACGTAATGCTGAAGAGAGGAAGCCCGAAGACGACTACCCTCCAAAGACTTGTAAGGATTCCAACTGTCTCCCGTTTAAAACAACACAGGACCATGGCAAGTACCTCGAAGGCGAGCTTGCTGCAGGTAGGACATTTATTTGATACTTtaacctccatagcaggccctgTGGGCCTTGGGCGGGGGGCGGGGGGGCTTGGCGGATTGTATaaacttttgctgatgacttctttttgttctttttgtactggttggtttgtgcagccagcccgtaactatttGGCCCGTGTGATAATTGGGGTTTGGACAAAATCAACTCCCTTTTCTTCGAATACGTTGCTGGGAAAAAAAACGCTCATCATAAAGGTACTTTACTATGTCTACAAAAAACACTGATATCGCTAAACGTTTACTAACTTTTTTCCTAAGGCTATCCTATTAGAGtcagagtcactgacaaaaattcGTGGATGctacaatatttctctcttcttcccCCACACGACTGAAAAGCCACCTGGGTATGCGCCAGATCCGAAAGGTGTCCAGGACAGGTCATATCACCGTTCCGGAGGAACATGTATCACCTGATGAAGTACTTCCAGGGAGAGAATGAAAAAGGAACACATTTGGGTGACATGGGGACACCTGTATTTGGTTACGTGAGTGCAGcatatttctttttgttttccttaTTTGCCTTCCTGCATAAATGCTATGGTCATCCTGGGACTGGTCCCTTACCTTGCTCTTTCAGAgtactttttgttcatttttcttattttagtgTATACTATTTAGTAGATTGAAGTACATTCGATGATCTCAATAAGTATgttgtgtctatttgttacaaTGTGTATGCGTGTTGTGAACGTTTGCTGTGCCTGCGTTCTGTGTGTGGCTTTGCGTGAGGCGTTTGCACGGTGTGTGTTTACTGAATGTAATGCGTTTAAtgtggtgtgtgtatgtgtgtgtgtgtgcatgtttgtgtgtgagtgtgtgcctgtgcgtgtgtgtgtgtgtgtgtgtgtgtgtctgtgtgtgtgtgtgtgtgtgtgtgtgtgtgtgtgtgtgtgtgcgtgtgtgcgtgcgtgtgtgtgtgtttgtgtgtgcgtgtgcgagAGACGTGTTGGGTTACTCTTAGTGCATTCCTATGAATGCATTCATTATTACAGCGAATTAAAGTTCCCGAATTTCTGTCTTTGCTTTGAAGTTTAGAGGCAGTGACGAAACAAGTGAAGACCCCTGCTCCACGGAGCGCTCTTGCGTACCATTCTTTGGAAATGGTACTGGCATCCCAAAGCCTACAAATGATAATGTACGTATTTCCTTTTATTTCTCAAACTAAATGTTAAGTTTACTGTATGACTGAGTGGTGAATAAAAGCCAATAGTAAATCTCTTGCAAAATAGCCTATGCTACGCTCGTCAGCCAACATAGCTTGATAGTTCTATTTCAAAATTGTTAAAATAGAACTTGGACTAGGT
Protein-coding regions in this window:
- the LOC136441182 gene encoding uncharacterized protein is translated as MASSDCGKVFEVCLYLPKSHQTNPPRPKDDKVTFRRPLRGYSYSMPFGKVNELMEFQRNLSDFVERLELFRQYGVHFDKNRMVTLNFDSEESDHQYNELIFFKTDDKHGKRNAEERKPEDDYPPKTCKDSNCLPFKTTQDHGKYLEGELAAATWVCARSERCPGQVISPFRRNMYHLMKYFQGENEKGTHLGDMGTPVFGYFRGSDETSEDPCSTERSCVPFFGNGTGIPKPTNDNIFSYTVSNSSTYLYYAKLVRGLPRGVDAHLQLAEHLDESGEPYYKNVFAYFSYDTMGTPNGDRTTYVSFRKT